The Pseudomonas sp. LFM046 region GCGGTTGGTTGGCTCCGGAAAGCGGGGTATTGACGCTCATGGGGGTCTCGAAAAAAGAACGCGGCCCAGCCGGCCGCGCAAAGGGTGAAAGGTCAGATCTGCTCGATCAGTGTTCGCGCCTTGTCCAGCGCCGTGCGGGCACGGTCCAGGGCACTGACGCCCTGCTCCATCAATTGCCGCGTGGGGATTTCCAGGCTCAGCGGAATGTTCGCTGGCAGCGTGCGCAGCAGGCCTTTCAGGTCGCAGTCGCCGTCACCGGGGAAGCGTCGCTCGGTGCGCGCCTGGCGGAGGATTTCGCCCATGTCGTCCGGGCGTGGGCCAGCCACGTCGCAGAGCTGGGCGTAGCGCAGCCGGGCCGGCGCCACCCGGGCAAGGTCCTCCAGGCGCGACGCGGAGCGATTGAAGTGGAAGGCATCCACCAGCACCGCGCCGTTGGCCCGGTCGGCGTTCTCCACGATGCGTGCCGCCTGGAGGAGGTCGCGGGCATCGGTCCAGGGCATGAATTCGAGGCTCGGATAAATGCCAAAGGTGGCGGCGAGGTCGCAGAACGCGGCGAAATTGTCCGTCAGGCGAGCCTCATCGCTGTCATTGCCCGCCACCAGCACTTCCGTGGCGCCGAATTCGGCGCCGGCTTCCAGTACCGGGGCGAAATCGGCCACCCGGGTTTCCTCCTTCAGACGCAGGATCTCGATATCCAGCACCTTCACCCCGGTGTCACGCAGGCGCTCCAAGGTCTGGCGGCGCAGCCCGGCATCGGCCACCACCGGGAAGTGGTATTCCTCCGGGGTCGCCGGCATCAGGCGCAGCCCAACATGGCTGTAGCCGGCACGCGCGGCCACTTCCACCATCTCCGGTGGCGAGAGTTCGAGGACGGTCAGGGCTGCGAGGGAGAAACGTCGGTCTGTCATGCTTTTCTCGGAATCCGATTCCACAATTTGATTCGCGATATTTAGAACTACGTTCCATAAATACACAAGTGCAAACAACCGCCGTCTGGCGACAAACAGAATCGCCAGGGCGCGGAGCCAATTGGCTCTGGGGGAATGGTGCGGTGGGGGTTTCGAAGGGGAGCACAGCTGCCCCGGCGAGTCAGGCCCGTAGGCTGGGCTTCAGCCCGCCCGCAGAGGTCAGCGCGGGCTGAATCAGACGAAGAACTCCGACGCCTGGCTCGCGGCCGACAGTTCTTCGGTAGCGGCCAGCAGCAGCGGCGCCAGTTCGTGCATGCGCGGCTCCGGCAGGCGCGCAGTCGGGCCGGCAACGCTGAGGACACCGATGGCTTTGCCGCTGAGCGGATCGCGCACTACTGCCGCCAGGGCCGACATGCCGACCGAGGAGCTTTCCACCACCCAGGCGTAGCCATGTTCACGGGCAAGGCGCAGGCGCTCCAGCAGTTCGATGTTCGAGCGCGGCGCATTGGGGCCGAAGTCCGCCGGGTCGGCCACGCCCTGGCGCTCCACCAGCACAAGGGCCTCGGCATCGCTCAGGCTGGCCAGCCAGGCATGACCGGAAGCGGTGTAGAACAGCGGCGCGTCGCGACCCATGTCGGGGTCGTAGCGCAGGCCGGAACGCGCGCCCTGGGATTTGACGATCCAGGTCAGGCGGTCATCCTCGATCACCCCCAGACGCACCAGTTCACCGGTTTCCTGGGCCAGTCGGTCGAGGATCGGCTGGACAATATCCGCGCCGCTGCTGGCGAGGTAGCGAAACGCCATGGCCACCAGCCGGGTGGACAACTGGTAGCGGCTGTTTTCCTGGTTCTGGCGCACATAGCCGAGGCGTATCAGCTCGGCCAGCATGCGGTGCGTCGCGCTCTTGGGAATCTCCAGTTCATCGGCCAGGGTCTGCATGGGCAGACCCCGTGGGTCGCTGGTGAGGCGTTCGAGGAGGTTGAAGGCGCGTTCGATCTGGCTACCGGCCATGGGAGGTGATCCTTGTGAATGTGCGCCGATTCTAGAAGACAACGCTCCCTGCGCAAATCCTGGAACTGCAGCTGGGGCTGATCCCATCGACAGAAATAATGTACGAAATGGTTAGTATCTGTTCGCTGATCGAACAAAAGCGCTCCAGACGAATTGAACCCAGGGCCGGCCAATTCCACTATCGACGCCAGGTCCGAAGCGTTGCCGCAACCAGCCTGCGACTTCAGCAACGCTTCGACCTTCCATAAATACAAGAAAGGTTTCCAGCGATGTCCCAGCCCAGCGTCCCCCTCTCATCGTCCGCCTCCGGGCCCGCTAAAGCCCGCTGACGCACCCGTAACTCCGTCCCAGAACCGCATTCGCGCTCAGGCCGCGAAGGGGTTTCTGCGCACCTGAAAACAACAATTCAAGAGGCAAGACCGAGCATGAACCGCACCAGCCGCCCGTCCCAGCACTTCGTCCACGGCATCCTCGCCGCTGCCGTGACCCTGGCCGCCCTGCCCCTCCAGGCCGCCGAGGAAGGCGGGTTCGTCGAGGACTCCAAGGCGGTCCTGAACCTGCGCAACTTCTACATGAACCGCAATTTCGTCAGTGATTCCGCTACCCAGGGCAAGGCCGAGGAATGGACCCAGAGCTTCATCCTCGACGCCCGCTCCGGCTATACCCAGGGCACCGTGGGTGTCGGCGTCGACGTGCTCGGCCTGCTCGCGGTCAAGCTCGACGGTGGCCGTGGCACCAAGGGCACCCAGTTGCTGCCGGTGCATGACGACGGCCGCCCCGCGGACGACTTCGGCCGCCTCGGCGTGGCCGGCAAGATGCGCATTTCGGACACCGAATTGAAGGTCGGCGAATGGATGCCGGTGCTGCCGATCCTGCGCTCCGACGATGGCCGCTCGCTGCCCCAGACCTTCGAGGGTGGCCAGGTCACGTCCAAGGAAATCGACGGCCTGACCCTCTACGGCGGCCAGTTCCGCGGCAACAGCCCGCGCAACGACGCGAGCATGGAAGACATGTCCATGAACGGCAAAGCCGCCTTCACCTCGGACCGCTTCAACTTCGTCGGCGGCGAATACAGCTTCAATGACAACCGCACCCTGGTCGGGCTGTGGAATGCGGAGCTGAAGGACATCTACCAGCAGCAGTTCGTCCAACTGGTGCACAGCCAGCCCATCGGCGACTGGACCCTGGGCGCCACCCTCGGCTACTTCACCGGCAAGGACGACGGAAGCGCGCTGGCCGGCGATCTGGACAACCAGACCTGGTCCGGCCTGTTCTCCGCCCGGTACGGTGCCAATACCTTCTATGTCGGCTTGCAGAAGCTCAGCGGTGACGATGCCTGGATGCGGGTGAACGGCACCAGCGGCGGCACGCTGGCCAACGACAGCTACAACTCCAGCTACGACAACGCCCAGGAGAAATCCTGGCAGGTGCGCCACGACTTCAACTTCGCCGGCGTCGGCATCCCCGGGCTGACCCTGATGAACCGCTACCTCAGCGGCGACAACGTGCACGTGGGTGCTGTCACCGATGGCAAGGAATGGGGACGCGAGACCGAGCTGGCCTATGTGGTGCAGTCCGGCGCGTTCAAGGCCCTTACGGTCAAGTGGCGTAACTCCACCCAGCGCCGCGACTGGGGTAGCAACACCAGCTTCGACGAGAACCGGCTGATCATCAGCTACCCGCTCTCGATCCTCTGATCCTTTGGTTAGCGTGCGTTAAGTCCCTCGGCCCGCCTTCTGGCGGGCTTTTTTCTTCCAGGCAGCCCGTGCGCATGGGGCATCGAGGAGGCCTTTTCTGTTCGCTGACCGGCCATTTGTCGAAGCCCGGTCTTGGTCAGGATCAAGGTGACTCATAAAATACGGAACATGGTTCCAGTTTTTGAGGATTTTTCTAAATGCCTGCCACACACCCAACTCCCCACAGCCTCGATTGCGACCTGCTGGTCATTGGCTCCGGCGCTGCGGGACTGGCCGCCGCGGTTACCGCCGCCCACCACGGGCAAAGGGTGATCCTGGTGGAGAAGGACGCCGTCTTCGGTGGTGCCACCGCCTGGTCCGGCGGCTGGATGTGGCTGCCGCGCAATCCGCTGGCGCGGCGCGCAGGTATCGAGGAAGGCATCGAACAACCCCGCACGTACTTGCGCAACGAGCTGGGCGAGCACTACCGCCCCGAGTTGGTGAATGCCTTCCTGGAAGCCTGCCCGGAGATGGTGAGCTTTTTCGAACAGCACACCGCCCTGCAGTTCGTCGATGGCAACGGCATTCCCGACATGCACGGCGATACGCCTGGCGCTGCCACCGGTGGCCACCAGGTGATCGCCGCGCCCTATGACGCCCGTGAGGTCGGCAACCTGCTGCCGCGCCTGCGCAAGACCATGCGGGAAACTTCCTTCCTGGGCATGCCCATCATGGCGGGCGCCGACTTGGCCGCCTTCCTCGGCATGACCCGATCCCTGCGCGCATTCGCCTACGTCACCCGACGCTTCACGACGCACCTCTACCATCTGGCCCGCTACGGCCGGGCCATGCATTTGGTCAACGGCGTGGCCCTGGTGGCGCGCCTGGCCAAGTCCGCTGACGATCTTGGCGTACAGCTGATGGAATCCACACCTGCGACGCGGTTGCTTATCGAAAAGGGCAACCTGCGCGGCGCCGTGGTGATGCGCAATGGCGTGGAAGTGGCGATTCACGCTCGGGCCGTGGTGCTGGCGGCCGGCGGTTACCCCAATGATCCGGAGCGACGCAAGGCGACCTTCCCCCGGGACGCCAGCGGTCACGACAACCTCGCCCTCCCCCCGCTGTCCTGCTCCGGCGACGGCCTGCGCCTGGGCGAATCCGCCGGCGGCGTGGTGGCAGACGACCTGCGCTCCCCCGTCGCCTGGGCGCCGGTGTCGAAGGTGCCCTACCCCGACGGCACCTTCGGTCATTTCCCTCACATCATCGATCGCGGCAAGCCCGGCATCATCGGCGTGCTGAAAAACGGTCGGCGTTTCGTCAACGAGGCTGGCGGCTACTACGACTATGTCGATGCGATGAACCAGGCCGTGCCGGAGGGTGAGGAAAGCTGCTCCTGGCTGATCTGCGACCACCGCTTCCAGCGTCGCTATGGCCTGGGCTTCGCCCGCCCCGCCCCCGTGCCGCTGTGGCCGCACCTGCGCAACGGCTACCTCAAGCGCGGGCGGACCCTCGCCGAGCTGGCCGACGCGTGCGGCATCGACCCGGCGGGCCTGACCACCACGGTGGAAGAATTCAACCACCATGCCCGCCAAGGCGAAGACCCGGCCTTCGGCCGTGGCCGCACGCCCTTCAACCGCCGCAGCGGAGACGCCCTGCACAGCGGTCCCAACCCCTGCGTCGCCCCCATCGAACGGGGCCCCTTCTACGCCGTGAAAGTACAGCCGGGTTGCTTCGGCACCTTCGCCGGCCTGCGCACGGACGGCAATGCCCGCGTACTGGATGGCGCCGGGCTGCCCATTCCCGGCCTCTACGCCGCAGGCACCGATATGGCGAGCGTGCTGGGCGGACACTACCCGTCCGGCGGGATCAACCTGGGCCCGGCCATGACCTTCGGCTATATCGCCGGGAAGCATGCGGCGGGGGTTTGAGCTGAATTTGGGCAAGATCCTGTAGAGGCGATTTCAATCGCCAAGCAGACCGAAGGCCTCCCCTGTCGGGGCACCTGGGGGCAACTGCGTTGCCCATGGCGAATGAATTCGCCCCTACAGGTGAAGCCCATGGCCCGGCCCCATAAAAAACGCCGCCCGGATGCGTGGTCCGGGCGGCGTCTTTGTCCTGCGGCGGGTCAGCCTTGCAGCGACTCCACCCCAAGCTCGTCCCACACGGCCTCAGCCAGGTGGAAGGTGGCATTGGCCGCTGGAATACCGCAGTAAATGGCGCTCTGCATGATCACTTCCTTGATCTCCTCGCGGGTCACGCCGTTGTTCTTCGCGGCCCGCAGGTGCAGCTTCAGCTCGCCCTCACGGTTCATGCCGATGAGCATGGCGATGGTGATCAGGCTGCGGGTGTGGCGCGGCAGCCCCGGGCGGGTCCAGATATCACCCCAGGCATGGCGGGTGATCATTTCCTGGAACTCTTCATTGAACGGCGTGAGGTTTTGCAGGCTGCGGTCCACATGGGCATCGCCCAGCACCGCGCGGCGCACCTTCATGCCGGCTTCGTAGCGTTCTTTTTCGTCCATTCAGGAGTCCTCGAAGGGTCTCGTAGGAGCGAGCTCTGCTCGCGAAGCTTTCACGAGCAGAGCCCGCTCCTACAAAAAGCAGGGATCAGCGGTCAGGAACGCCAGCACCCGCTGGCTGAAGTCATCACCGGCCTGCACGTTGGACAGGTGCGCGGCGTGGAACTCCACCAGCTCGGCGCCGGCAATGCGCTCCTTCATGAAGCGGCCGTGCTCAGGGGTGGTCACCGGGTCGCCGCTGCCGCAGACGATCAGGGTCGGCGCGCGAACGGCGCCCAGTTGCTCGCGGTAATCGGCGTCACGCACGGCGGCGCAGTTGGCGGCGTAACCCTCGGGAGACGTCTGGGCCAGCATGCCGACGATGGGCTCCACCTTGGCCGGCTGGGCTTCGGCGAAATCCGGGGTGAACCAGCGGGAAATGGACGCATCGCGCAGGTCGCGCATGGCCTGCGCGCCGCCGGACAGCACGGTGTCGATGCGCGGGTTCCAGACTTCCGGGGCGCCGATCTTGGCGGCAGTGTTGCACAGCACCAGACGCTCAATGCGCTCCGGGGCGTTGATCCCCAGCCACTGGCCGATCAGGCCACCCATGGACAGGCCGCAGAAGCTGGCCTTCGGGATGTCCAGGGCATCCAGCAGGGCCAGTACGTCACGGCCCAGTTGCTCGATGCTGTAGGGACCTTCGCTGACCAGGGACTTGCCGTGACCGCGGGTGTCATAGCGCAGCACCTGGAAATGCTGGGTGAAAGCCGGGATCTGGGCGTCCCACATGTGCAGGTCGGTGCCCAGGGAGTTGGACAGGACCAGCACCGGCGCACCGGCCGGGCCTTCGAGGAGGTAGTTCAGATCGCCATCGGCGAGACGTACGGCAGGCATGGAAAACTCCTAGCGCGAGAATTGCTTGTGTTCAGCGAGGGCCCGGTCCACCCAGCGGCGGGCCTGGCCAAGGTAATGGGCCGGGTCGAGCAGGCGATCCAGCTCGGCGGCGGACAGTTCGGCGGTGACTGCCGCATCGGCGCCGAGCACCGCGCGCAAGTGGACGCCCTCCTTCACCGCCTGGCGGCAGCACTGCTCCACCCGATGGTGGGCGGCGTCGCGGCCGATGCGCTGAGCCAGCGCGATGCTGACGGCTTCGGCCAGCACCAGGCCCTGGGTCAGGTCGAGGTTCTGGCGCATGCGCGCCGCGTCCACTTCCAGGCCGGGGACCACCAGCAACGCTTGTTGCAAGGCACCGGAGACCAGGCAGCAGAGCTCCGGAAGGGTTTCCCACTCGGCGTGCCAGAGCCCGAGGCTGCGCTCGTGCTCCTGGGGCATGGCGGCGAACATGGTGGACACTAGGCCCGGCGCGCGGGTGGCGGCGCCGATCAGCACGGCGGCACTCACCGGATTGCGCTTGTGGGGCATGGTGGAGGAGCCACCCTTGCCTGGCGCGGACGGTTCGAAGACTTCACCCGCTTCGGTCTGCATCAGCAGGCTGAGGTCGCGCCCCAGCTTGCCCAGGCTGCCGGCGATCAGGCCCAGCAGGCTGGCGAACTCCACCAGACGGTCGCGCTGGGTATGCCACGGCTGGTCGGGCAGGTTCAGGTCCAGTTCACGGGCCAGGGCTTCAGCCACCGGCCAAGCCTGCTCGCCCAGGGCGGCGAGACTGCCGGAGGCGCCGCCGAACTGCAGGCAGAACAGGCGCGGCTTCAGTTCGGCCAGGCGCTGGCGGTGACGGGTGATGGCGCCCAGCACCCCGGCCAACTTCATGCCCAGGGTCACGGGGGTCGCCTGTTGCAACCAGGTGCGGCCGGCCAGCGGGGTATCGGCAAAGCGTTCGGCCTGTAGGGCCAGGGCATGGGCGAGACCGGCAAGGTCCTGCTCCAGCAGCTCCGCCGCAGCACGCAACTGCAGCACCAGACCGCTGTCCATGGCGTCCTGGCTGGTCGCGCCCAGGTGCACGAAACGTTCGGCTTCGCTGCTTTGGGCGGCGACTCGCTTACCCAGGGCCTTGACCAGCGGAATGGCGGAATTACCGGCCGTGGTGATGGCCAGGGCCAGCGCGGAATAGTCATAGAAATCGGCCTTGCAGGCCGCTTCGATGGGGGCGACGGCTGCGGCGGGGATCAGCCCCACGCTCGCCTCCGCGCGGGCCAGCGCGGCCTCGAAGTCCAGCATGCCCTGCACGCGCCCGTGGTCGGAGAACACCGCGCGCATGGCGGGCGCCGTGAAGTAGGCATCGAAGAGTTGGTTGCTCGGGCTGTTCAAGCCAG contains the following coding sequences:
- a CDS encoding sugar phosphate isomerase/epimerase, with amino-acid sequence MTDRRFSLAALTVLELSPPEMVEVAARAGYSHVGLRLMPATPEEYHFPVVADAGLRRQTLERLRDTGVKVLDIEILRLKEETRVADFAPVLEAGAEFGATEVLVAGNDSDEARLTDNFAAFCDLAATFGIYPSLEFMPWTDARDLLQAARIVENADRANGAVLVDAFHFNRSASRLEDLARVAPARLRYAQLCDVAGPRPDDMGEILRQARTERRFPGDGDCDLKGLLRTLPANIPLSLEIPTRQLMEQGVSALDRARTALDKARTLIEQI
- a CDS encoding IclR family transcriptional regulator is translated as MAGSQIERAFNLLERLTSDPRGLPMQTLADELEIPKSATHRMLAELIRLGYVRQNQENSRYQLSTRLVAMAFRYLASSGADIVQPILDRLAQETGELVRLGVIEDDRLTWIVKSQGARSGLRYDPDMGRDAPLFYTASGHAWLASLSDAEALVLVERQGVADPADFGPNAPRSNIELLERLRLAREHGYAWVVESSSVGMSALAAVVRDPLSGKAIGVLSVAGPTARLPEPRMHELAPLLLAATEELSAASQASEFFV
- a CDS encoding OprD family porin codes for the protein MNRTSRPSQHFVHGILAAAVTLAALPLQAAEEGGFVEDSKAVLNLRNFYMNRNFVSDSATQGKAEEWTQSFILDARSGYTQGTVGVGVDVLGLLAVKLDGGRGTKGTQLLPVHDDGRPADDFGRLGVAGKMRISDTELKVGEWMPVLPILRSDDGRSLPQTFEGGQVTSKEIDGLTLYGGQFRGNSPRNDASMEDMSMNGKAAFTSDRFNFVGGEYSFNDNRTLVGLWNAELKDIYQQQFVQLVHSQPIGDWTLGATLGYFTGKDDGSALAGDLDNQTWSGLFSARYGANTFYVGLQKLSGDDAWMRVNGTSGGTLANDSYNSSYDNAQEKSWQVRHDFNFAGVGIPGLTLMNRYLSGDNVHVGAVTDGKEWGRETELAYVVQSGAFKALTVKWRNSTQRRDWGSNTSFDENRLIISYPLSIL
- a CDS encoding FAD-dependent oxidoreductase, whose amino-acid sequence is MPATHPTPHSLDCDLLVIGSGAAGLAAAVTAAHHGQRVILVEKDAVFGGATAWSGGWMWLPRNPLARRAGIEEGIEQPRTYLRNELGEHYRPELVNAFLEACPEMVSFFEQHTALQFVDGNGIPDMHGDTPGAATGGHQVIAAPYDAREVGNLLPRLRKTMRETSFLGMPIMAGADLAAFLGMTRSLRAFAYVTRRFTTHLYHLARYGRAMHLVNGVALVARLAKSADDLGVQLMESTPATRLLIEKGNLRGAVVMRNGVEVAIHARAVVLAAGGYPNDPERRKATFPRDASGHDNLALPPLSCSGDGLRLGESAGGVVADDLRSPVAWAPVSKVPYPDGTFGHFPHIIDRGKPGIIGVLKNGRRFVNEAGGYYDYVDAMNQAVPEGEESCSWLICDHRFQRRYGLGFARPAPVPLWPHLRNGYLKRGRTLAELADACGIDPAGLTTTVEEFNHHARQGEDPAFGRGRTPFNRRSGDALHSGPNPCVAPIERGPFYAVKVQPGCFGTFAGLRTDGNARVLDGAGLPIPGLYAAGTDMASVLGGHYPSGGINLGPAMTFGYIAGKHAAGV
- the pcaC gene encoding 4-carboxymuconolactone decarboxylase; protein product: MDEKERYEAGMKVRRAVLGDAHVDRSLQNLTPFNEEFQEMITRHAWGDIWTRPGLPRHTRSLITIAMLIGMNREGELKLHLRAAKNNGVTREEIKEVIMQSAIYCGIPAANATFHLAEAVWDELGVESLQG
- the pcaD gene encoding 3-oxoadipate enol-lactonase, whose protein sequence is MPAVRLADGDLNYLLEGPAGAPVLVLSNSLGTDLHMWDAQIPAFTQHFQVLRYDTRGHGKSLVSEGPYSIEQLGRDVLALLDALDIPKASFCGLSMGGLIGQWLGINAPERIERLVLCNTAAKIGAPEVWNPRIDTVLSGGAQAMRDLRDASISRWFTPDFAEAQPAKVEPIVGMLAQTSPEGYAANCAAVRDADYREQLGAVRAPTLIVCGSGDPVTTPEHGRFMKERIAGAELVEFHAAHLSNVQAGDDFSQRVLAFLTADPCFL
- a CDS encoding 3-carboxy-cis,cis-muconate cycloisomerase, with protein sequence MNSPSNQLFDAYFTAPAMRAVFSDHGRVQGMLDFEAALARAEASVGLIPAAAVAPIEAACKADFYDYSALALAITTAGNSAIPLVKALGKRVAAQSSEAERFVHLGATSQDAMDSGLVLQLRAAAELLEQDLAGLAHALALQAERFADTPLAGRTWLQQATPVTLGMKLAGVLGAITRHRQRLAELKPRLFCLQFGGASGSLAALGEQAWPVAEALARELDLNLPDQPWHTQRDRLVEFASLLGLIAGSLGKLGRDLSLLMQTEAGEVFEPSAPGKGGSSTMPHKRNPVSAAVLIGAATRAPGLVSTMFAAMPQEHERSLGLWHAEWETLPELCCLVSGALQQALLVVPGLEVDAARMRQNLDLTQGLVLAEAVSIALAQRIGRDAAHHRVEQCCRQAVKEGVHLRAVLGADAAVTAELSAAELDRLLDPAHYLGQARRWVDRALAEHKQFSR